One Campylobacter sputorum subsp. sputorum DNA segment encodes these proteins:
- a CDS encoding molecular chaperone TorD family protein: MNADFTRLFIADLDGIKAPPFASFYYSTDVPQVYTQNSVEIAQIYKDNKFNSYFAELPADSVSNELLFLEFAFKIIKFVLQKNF, encoded by the coding sequence ATAAATGCTGATTTCACAAGACTTTTTATAGCTGATTTAGATGGAATAAAAGCCCCGCCTTTTGCTTCATTTTACTACTCAACAGATGTGCCACAAGTTTATACTCAAAATTCAGTAGAAATAGCTCAAATTTATAAAGACAACAAATTTAACTCTTATTTTGCAGAGCTTCCAGCTGATAGTGTTTCAAATGAACTTTTATTTTTGGAATTTGCTTTTAAAATCATAAAATTTGTATTACAAAAGAATTTTTAG